A stretch of the Marinitoga sp. 38H-ov genome encodes the following:
- a CDS encoding MFS transporter — protein sequence MDKKYKDIQFYKFCAYGFLKNLRFFDPFLILFFLEKGLTYFQIGILYSIMKIATNILEIPTGIIADSLGRRRSMVFSFENYIISFIIFYFSKNFYLFSFAMILYAFGEAFRSGTHKAMILEYLKLKNWTNLKVYYYGNTRSWSQFGSAISSLLAASIVFISGNYNIVFLASIIPYILDLILMLTYPKELDGELKEFNLSNLKNSFNNVIKEFMISFKEVKLLKSIFLTATYSGYYSAIKDFLQPILKNFALSLPIFLYLNDEKRSAIVIGIVYFVLYLTTSFFSRRSGNFSERFNNLYSPLIITMNLGLIFGIVSGILYEYNLYIFSIILYIGIYLIENLRRPIGVAYISENINSNILASVLSVESQLKTILGAILVPLIGLLADKFDIGISLIIISSLLMLINLIFIKKIN from the coding sequence ATGGACAAAAAATATAAAGATATTCAATTTTACAAATTTTGTGCATACGGATTTTTAAAAAACTTAAGGTTTTTTGATCCATTTTTAATTTTATTCTTTCTTGAAAAAGGATTAACTTATTTTCAAATAGGCATATTATATTCAATAATGAAAATAGCTACTAACATTCTTGAAATACCTACTGGAATTATTGCAGATTCATTAGGTAGAAGAAGATCTATGGTATTCTCTTTTGAAAATTATATTATATCTTTTATTATATTCTATTTTTCAAAAAATTTCTATTTATTTTCCTTTGCCATGATTTTATATGCCTTCGGAGAAGCCTTTAGATCAGGAACTCATAAGGCAATGATATTAGAATATTTAAAATTAAAAAATTGGACTAACTTAAAAGTATATTATTACGGAAACACTCGTTCATGGTCACAATTTGGTTCTGCAATATCCTCGTTATTAGCAGCATCTATTGTTTTTATTTCAGGAAATTATAATATAGTTTTTTTAGCTTCTATAATACCGTATATTTTAGATTTAATTCTAATGCTAACCTATCCTAAAGAATTAGATGGTGAATTAAAAGAATTTAATTTAAGCAATTTAAAAAATTCATTTAATAATGTAATTAAAGAATTCATGATATCTTTCAAAGAAGTTAAATTATTAAAAAGTATATTTTTAACCGCAACATATAGTGGTTATTACTCTGCAATAAAGGATTTCTTGCAGCCAATTTTAAAAAATTTCGCATTATCTTTACCTATATTTCTTTATTTAAATGACGAAAAAAGATCTGCTATAGTTATTGGTATTGTATATTTTGTATTATATTTAACAACATCTTTCTTTTCTAGAAGATCTGGTAATTTTTCTGAACGATTTAATAATCTTTATTCTCCATTAATAATAACTATGAATTTAGGTCTTATTTTTGGAATTGTTAGCGGTATATTATATGAATATAATTTATATATATTTTCAATAATATTATATATTGGGATTTATCTAATTGAAAATCTCAGAAGACCTATTGGAGTAGCTTATATATCAGAAAATATTAATAGCAATATATTGGCTTCTGTATTATCAGTTGAATCACAATTAAAAACCATATTAGGAGCAATATTGGTTCCATTGATTGGATTATTAGCGGATAAATTTGATATTGGAATATCTTTAATAATTATATCGTCTCTACTTATGTTAATTAATTTAATTTTTATAAAAAAAATAAATTAA
- a CDS encoding SoxR reducing system RseC family protein translates to MREVFIVNSISEDRINLISTRSSSCESCSISGACNLTGSNNERVMSIEKKEFKNIPNIGDYVVVEIPDFSVSKISFIIYGFPLLSFIILLLISYYFTKNDMQAFLFGLLGLGGAYGIIAYLDRTIFKKKYKPSVVEVLAKQNNLNLKLGIQN, encoded by the coding sequence ATGAGAGAAGTATTTATAGTAAATTCTATAAGTGAAGATAGAATTAATTTAATTAGTACTAGAAGTTCAAGTTGTGAAAGTTGTTCAATAAGCGGAGCTTGTAATCTTACGGGAAGTAATAATGAAAGAGTTATGAGTATAGAAAAAAAAGAATTTAAAAACATACCTAACATTGGAGATTATGTTGTTGTCGAGATTCCAGATTTTTCAGTTTCAAAAATTTCATTTATCATATATGGTTTTCCACTATTATCTTTTATTATATTGCTTTTAATTTCCTATTATTTTACAAAAAATGATATGCAAGCTTTCTTATTTGGATTATTAGGATTAGGCGGAGCATATGGCATCATAGCATATTTGGATAGAACGATATTTAAGAAAAAATATAAACCTTCAGTTGTTGAGGTATTAGCAAAACAAAATAATTTAAATTTAAAATTAGGAATACAAAATTAA
- a CDS encoding rubrerythrin family protein, translating into MVKREMTRKFLEDAFCGESKAHMKYTIYAEDAEAQGKKNLAKLWRAIAHAEFVHARNHFKALGYLGSIDSNLEDSAAGEHFEIEEMYPVYKNASEFQEESEAVRSAHFALEAEKIHEKMYNDARELLKSNEDLEDKKIFVCEICGYTTFDAAPEKCPVCGAPENKFKEF; encoded by the coding sequence ATGGTTAAAAGAGAAATGACAAGAAAATTCTTGGAAGATGCTTTTTGTGGTGAATCAAAAGCTCATATGAAATACACTATTTATGCAGAAGATGCAGAAGCTCAAGGTAAAAAAAATTTAGCTAAACTATGGAGAGCTATTGCGCATGCAGAATTTGTACATGCAAGAAATCATTTTAAAGCATTAGGATACTTAGGATCTATTGATTCAAATTTAGAAGATTCAGCTGCTGGAGAACATTTTGAAATTGAAGAAATGTATCCGGTTTATAAGAATGCTTCAGAATTTCAAGAAGAAAGTGAAGCAGTTAGAAGTGCTCATTTTGCATTAGAAGCAGAAAAAATACATGAAAAAATGTATAATGATGCAAGAGAATTATTAAAATCAAATGAAGATTTAGAAGATAAAAAAATATTTGTTTGTGAAATATGTGGATATACAACATTTGATGCAGCTCCAGAAAAATGTCCAGTTTGCGGAGCTCCAGAAAATAAATTTAAAGAATTCTAA
- a CDS encoding acylphosphatase — protein sequence MIGKRYIVYGRVQGVGFRWFINNVAENLNIKGYVMNMPDGSVEIWAEGEADSLYTFKNYILKGNGFSFVENIEEEIVPVQGYTHFSIKY from the coding sequence ATGATAGGGAAAAGGTATATTGTGTATGGAAGGGTTCAAGGAGTTGGATTTAGATGGTTTATTAACAATGTAGCTGAAAATTTAAACATTAAAGGATATGTTATGAATATGCCAGATGGTAGTGTTGAAATATGGGCAGAAGGAGAAGCTGATTCATTATATACTTTTAAAAATTATATTTTGAAAGGAAATGGTTTTTCATTTGTAGAAAATATAGAAGAAGAAATAGTCCCTGTTCAGGGGTATACGCACTTTTCTATTAAATATTAA
- a CDS encoding methyl-accepting chemotaxis protein has protein sequence MSEKKLEQLKYTIEKIAQSIYHENILTSFIENLDEVLGERFDNANKITKDIGYNIIKTIDNTTNIAYSINDLYNNSKEEKNEISKINKNIINKLQTIGGNLEEVKNDVSESIKLASNALESFNDVKEITKNINKIARKTNILSINASIEAAKAKEHGRGFSVVAEEIQKLSSETNESAKKINNKINYLSEEIKNVLEKINYISILFETVANVTENSLEIIEKNEYFLEKIIKNLEQNTLSLEENIGSLNISKEDIMNLINIISSLNSVIKNILDMQKDIKNIKI, from the coding sequence ATGAGCGAAAAAAAATTAGAACAATTAAAATATACAATAGAAAAAATAGCTCAAAGTATATACCACGAAAATATTTTAACTTCTTTTATTGAGAATTTAGATGAGGTGTTAGGCGAAAGATTTGATAATGCCAATAAAATCACTAAAGATATTGGATATAACATTATAAAAACTATAGATAATACTACAAATATTGCTTACTCAATTAATGATTTATACAATAATAGCAAAGAAGAAAAAAATGAAATATCCAAAATAAATAAAAATATAATAAATAAATTGCAAACTATTGGAGGAAATTTAGAAGAGGTTAAAAATGATGTTTCTGAATCTATAAAGTTAGCTTCAAATGCTCTAGAAAGCTTCAATGATGTAAAAGAAATAACAAAAAATATAAATAAAATTGCTAGAAAGACTAACATTTTATCTATTAATGCTTCTATTGAAGCTGCAAAAGCAAAAGAGCATGGAAGAGGTTTCTCTGTTGTTGCTGAAGAAATACAGAAACTTTCGTCAGAAACAAATGAAAGTGCAAAGAAAATCAATAATAAAATTAATTATCTTTCAGAAGAAATAAAAAATGTTTTAGAGAAAATTAATTATATTTCCATTCTTTTTGAAACAGTTGCTAATGTAACAGAAAACTCTTTAGAAATCATCGAAAAAAATGAATATTTTTTAGAAAAAATAATAAAGAATTTAGAACAAAATACACTTTCTTTAGAAGAAAACATCGGTAGTTTAAATATATCTAAAGAGGATATTATGAATTTAATAAATATTATATCATCTCTTAATTCTGTAATAAAAAATATTTTAGATATGCAAAAAGATATTAAAAATATTAAAATTTAA
- a CDS encoding alkaline phosphatase family protein, with the protein MWKDILKEIYDNKIEGLGILPHYNKYSILNIANWVIYNFGGTPAYEPYPIPYKNKKHVIMFLVDAMSYNTFKLVLKEGNFKYLKQHQFFPATSVFPSTTANAITTIMTAQPPAKHGFLGYILYLKELGSLVSMIDFSPLFGDKGIYEPFLVNDFLNIKTIYEILNELDVKTFTHTHSDIVNSGLSKVHGRGGNIKGYKSLVELFGMVYDKLNDFKDDKSFQFAYYGYVDSIGHKYGPKDRKYKSEIYWFLKMLEDEFLDRIDLKDTAVIITADHGMLESPLDKEIRFSNKDEISKNLWIPPGGEMRMMYYYTKNKKGFLDYFNLNYNDYGNLLDINDAEKINLFGSKLDERFKERIGDYIMIAKSNYSFVYKYGNSFVHLKGKHGGLSFHEMVVPLIVFG; encoded by the coding sequence ATGTGGAAGGATATATTAAAAGAAATATATGATAATAAAATAGAAGGACTTGGAATTTTACCTCATTATAATAAATATTCAATACTTAATATAGCGAATTGGGTTATATATAATTTCGGTGGGACTCCAGCATATGAACCATATCCAATACCATACAAAAATAAAAAACACGTAATAATGTTTTTAGTTGATGCTATGAGTTATAATACTTTTAAATTAGTTTTAAAAGAAGGGAATTTTAAATATTTAAAACAACATCAATTTTTTCCAGCAACATCAGTTTTTCCATCCACTACAGCAAATGCTATAACTACAATTATGACAGCACAACCTCCAGCTAAACATGGTTTTTTAGGATATATATTATATTTAAAAGAGTTAGGATCATTAGTAAGCATGATAGACTTTTCACCACTTTTTGGAGATAAAGGGATATATGAACCATTTTTGGTAAATGATTTTTTAAACATAAAAACTATATATGAAATATTAAATGAGTTAGATGTTAAAACATTTACTCACACTCATTCTGATATAGTAAATAGTGGTTTAAGTAAAGTACATGGAAGAGGGGGGAATATAAAAGGATATAAGTCATTAGTAGAATTATTTGGAATGGTATATGATAAATTAAATGATTTTAAAGATGATAAATCATTTCAATTTGCTTACTATGGATATGTTGATAGCATAGGACATAAATATGGACCTAAGGATAGAAAATATAAGTCAGAGATATATTGGTTTTTAAAAATGTTAGAAGATGAATTTTTAGATAGAATAGATTTAAAAGATACGGCAGTAATAATAACTGCAGATCATGGTATGTTAGAATCACCATTAGATAAAGAAATAAGATTTTCAAATAAAGATGAAATATCAAAAAATCTATGGATACCACCAGGTGGAGAAATGAGAATGATGTACTATTATACTAAAAATAAAAAAGGATTTTTAGATTATTTTAATCTTAACTATAATGATTATGGAAATCTTTTAGATATAAATGATGCTGAAAAAATAAATTTATTTGGATCAAAATTAGATGAAAGATTTAAAGAAAGAATTGGAGATTACATAATGATTGCAAAAAGTAATTATAGTTTCGTATATAAGTATGGAAATTCATTTGTTCATTTAAAAGGTAAACACGGTGGATTATCTTTTCATGAAATGGTAGTTCCTCTTATAGTTTTTGGTTAA
- a CDS encoding peroxiredoxin yields MLKTGEKSINFELVNTKLEKVKLEDFLGQKVVLVFYPGAFTSVCEKELCTFRDMIARFNNLNAKVLGISVDTPFSNKEFAEKNRLSFDLLSDFCGEVSKKYGGVHENFIGIENYTVSKRAVYVIDENGTIIFDWVSEDPGKEPPYEEIEKLL; encoded by the coding sequence ATGTTAAAAACCGGAGAAAAAAGTATAAATTTTGAACTTGTAAATACAAAATTAGAAAAGGTAAAATTAGAGGATTTTTTAGGTCAAAAGGTTGTTTTAGTTTTCTATCCAGGTGCATTTACAAGCGTTTGTGAGAAAGAGTTATGTACATTCAGGGATATGATTGCTAGATTTAATAATTTAAATGCAAAAGTTTTAGGTATTAGTGTTGATACCCCATTCTCAAATAAAGAGTTTGCAGAAAAAAATAGATTAAGTTTTGATCTTTTATCTGATTTTTGCGGCGAAGTATCTAAAAAATATGGTGGAGTTCATGAAAACTTTATAGGAATTGAAAATTATACTGTTTCAAAAAGAGCTGTATATGTTATTGATGAAAATGGAACAATTATATTTGATTGGGTTTCTGAAGATCCAGGAAAAGAACCACCATACGAAGAAATTGAAAAGTTATTATAA
- a CDS encoding sigma-70 family RNA polymerase sigma factor has product MNEKKLIERLKKKDTEAFEELYNQYAPKIYATLRKFVDQSEIEDALQEVFFKIFKGIHTFRGDSKLSTWIYQITINVGKDLIRKKKNNLVENVDLTENYTEGIGIQPESDINVSKEVLDELQMEKINKIMERLSEEDRILIKLRDIDGFSYDEIAEKLNKPLGSVKSRLHYARKKLQKLLKEENLV; this is encoded by the coding sequence TTGAATGAAAAAAAATTAATTGAAAGATTAAAAAAGAAGGATACTGAAGCGTTTGAAGAATTATATAATCAATATGCCCCTAAAATATATGCAACATTAAGAAAATTTGTAGATCAAAGCGAAATAGAAGATGCTCTTCAAGAAGTGTTTTTTAAGATTTTTAAAGGAATACATACATTTAGAGGAGATTCGAAATTATCTACATGGATTTATCAGATTACTATTAATGTTGGTAAGGATTTAATTAGAAAAAAGAAAAATAATTTAGTTGAGAATGTCGACTTAACAGAAAATTATACAGAGGGTATTGGTATTCAACCTGAATCTGATATAAATGTTTCTAAAGAGGTTTTAGATGAATTACAAATGGAAAAGATTAATAAAATTATGGAAAGGTTATCTGAAGAAGATAGAATATTAATTAAATTAAGAGATATAGATGGTTTTAGTTATGATGAGATTGCTGAAAAATTAAATAAGCCATTGGGAAGTGTAAAAAGTCGTCTTCATTATGCTAGGAAAAAGCTTCAAAAGTTGTTGAAGGAGGAAAACCTCGTATGA
- the tpiA gene encoding triose-phosphate isomerase, translating into MEKMTIKDLDLNGKRVIMRVDFNVPMKDGKITNDKRIKEAIPTIKHALKEGAKVILLSHLGRPKGEPKPEFSLRPVAERLSELLGQEVKFVPEVVGEEVKKSVESLNEGEILLLENTRFMKGETKNDLELAKQWAELADIHVNDAFGTAHRAHSSNVGIAQFIPSVAGFLMEKEIKFLSKATKDPEKPYVVILGGAKVSDKIGVITNLLEKADKILIGGAMMFTFLKAQGKEIGSSKFEEDKVDLAKELLAKAQEKGVELVLPVDTIIAQKLEAGVEKKVVKIDDGIEEGWMGLDIGSESIELFKSKLSGAKTVVWNGPMGVFEIEDFATGTKEVAMMVADITDEGATTIIGGGDSAAAIELFGLERKVSHVSTGGGASLEFLEGLELPGIASIASKKKIINRKYILAGNWKMNKTNIEASEFISKLTANIGKEKKFEVIIAPTFLALEKAVDLTASINISVAAQNMYFEDKGAFTGEVSAEMLKAIGVEYVILGHSERRNIFGETDEIINKKIKKALEKGLKPIFCIGEKLEEREKGLTFNVVEKHIKEGFYGLNKEEAKKVIIAYEPVWAIGTGKVATPEQAEEVHAYIRNLLTELYDKEIAESITILYGGSVNPGNYFGLFTKPNIDGGLVGGASLKESFIELADIMRRIIL; encoded by the coding sequence ATGGAAAAAATGACAATTAAAGATTTAGATTTAAATGGAAAAAGAGTAATAATGAGAGTAGATTTTAATGTTCCTATGAAAGATGGAAAAATTACAAATGATAAGAGAATAAAAGAGGCAATACCTACTATTAAGCATGCATTAAAAGAAGGTGCTAAAGTTATATTATTATCACACTTAGGAAGACCAAAAGGAGAACCTAAGCCAGAATTTTCATTAAGACCAGTTGCTGAAAGATTAAGTGAATTATTAGGACAAGAAGTAAAATTTGTTCCAGAGGTTGTTGGTGAAGAAGTGAAAAAATCGGTTGAATCATTAAATGAAGGAGAAATATTATTATTAGAAAATACAAGATTTATGAAAGGCGAAACAAAAAATGATTTAGAATTGGCAAAACAATGGGCTGAATTAGCTGATATCCATGTTAACGACGCATTTGGAACTGCACATAGAGCACATTCATCAAATGTAGGAATTGCTCAATTTATACCAAGTGTTGCTGGTTTCTTAATGGAAAAAGAAATAAAATTCTTATCCAAAGCAACTAAAGATCCAGAAAAACCATATGTAGTTATTTTAGGTGGTGCTAAGGTATCAGATAAAATTGGAGTTATTACTAATTTATTAGAAAAAGCTGATAAGATTTTAATTGGTGGAGCTATGATGTTTACTTTCTTGAAAGCACAAGGAAAAGAAATAGGTTCTTCTAAATTTGAAGAAGATAAAGTAGATTTAGCAAAAGAATTATTAGCGAAAGCACAAGAAAAAGGTGTAGAATTAGTATTACCTGTTGATACTATAATAGCACAAAAATTAGAAGCTGGAGTAGAAAAGAAAGTTGTTAAAATAGATGATGGAATAGAAGAAGGATGGATGGGATTGGATATAGGTTCTGAAAGTATAGAATTATTTAAATCAAAATTATCTGGAGCTAAAACAGTAGTTTGGAATGGGCCAATGGGTGTATTTGAAATAGAAGATTTTGCTACAGGAACAAAAGAAGTAGCAATGATGGTAGCAGATATTACAGATGAAGGTGCTACAACTATTATCGGTGGTGGAGATAGTGCTGCTGCTATAGAATTGTTTGGATTAGAAAGGAAAGTATCACATGTTTCAACTGGTGGAGGAGCTTCATTAGAATTTTTAGAAGGTTTAGAATTACCAGGAATTGCAAGTATTGCATCAAAAAAAAAAATAATTAATAGAAAATATATATTAGCTGGTAATTGGAAAATGAATAAAACAAATATAGAAGCATCTGAATTTATTTCTAAATTAACAGCTAATATAGGAAAAGAAAAGAAGTTTGAGGTTATTATTGCACCAACATTTTTAGCTTTAGAAAAAGCAGTTGATTTAACAGCAAGTATAAATATATCTGTTGCAGCACAAAATATGTATTTTGAAGATAAGGGTGCCTTTACAGGTGAAGTTTCTGCAGAAATGTTAAAGGCTATTGGTGTAGAATATGTAATATTAGGTCACTCTGAAAGAAGAAATATTTTTGGCGAAACAGATGAAATTATCAATAAAAAAATAAAAAAAGCTTTAGAAAAAGGATTAAAACCAATATTCTGTATTGGTGAAAAATTAGAAGAGAGAGAAAAAGGATTAACCTTTAATGTAGTTGAAAAACATATAAAAGAAGGATTCTATGGATTGAATAAAGAAGAAGCAAAAAAGGTAATTATAGCTTATGAGCCTGTTTGGGCAATAGGGACTGGTAAAGTAGCAACTCCAGAACAAGCTGAAGAAGTTCATGCTTATATTAGAAATCTACTAACAGAATTATATGATAAGGAAATAGCTGAATCAATTACAATATTATATGGTGGTAGTGTAAATCCAGGAAATTATTTCGGTTTATTCACAAAACCTAATATAGATGGTGGTTTAGTAGGAGGAGCTTCTTTAAAAGAATCATTTATTGAATTAGCAGATATAATGAGAAGAATAATATTATAA
- a CDS encoding TM1266 family iron-only hydrogenase system putative regulator, with product MENKISTVSIVVYNRELAYQKVSDVLHNYGEKILLRVGYPMKEKGIAIIFLVVEMSTDELGALSGKLGQIDSVKVKANTLKI from the coding sequence ATGGAAAATAAAATAAGTACAGTATCTATTGTAGTATATAATAGAGAGTTAGCTTATCAAAAAGTAAGTGATGTTTTGCACAATTATGGAGAAAAGATTCTTTTGAGGGTTGGATATCCAATGAAAGAAAAAGGCATTGCAATTATATTTTTAGTAGTAGAAATGTCTACAGATGAATTAGGAGCTTTATCTGGTAAATTAGGTCAAATAGATTCTGTTAAGGTAAAAGCAAATACTTTAAAAATATGA
- a CDS encoding MBL fold metallo-hydrolase, giving the protein MSRSIVLFENENHKFIYLGIEKNNLEGIFTNQYLIIHNDEGILLDPGGVHVFPRVLANVSENINTENIKAIFYTHQDPDVSSGVALWNSTLENAKIYISGLWERFLPHFGIFDNSLMQPIPDKGTKITFSDGYSLEVIPAHFLHSLGNFVLYDPISKILFSGDIGVGVVQPSEEKIFVENFDDYKRYMEGFHKRYMTSNIAIKKWINAISKYEIDMMLPQHGLLFRKKEFIKFLDWFKDLKCGIDIINEIY; this is encoded by the coding sequence ATGTCTAGATCTATTGTATTATTTGAAAATGAAAATCATAAATTTATTTATTTAGGTATTGAAAAAAATAATTTAGAAGGAATTTTTACAAATCAATATTTAATAATTCATAATGATGAAGGAATATTATTAGATCCAGGAGGGGTTCATGTTTTCCCAAGGGTTTTAGCTAATGTTTCTGAAAATATTAATACTGAAAATATAAAGGCAATATTTTATACTCATCAAGACCCTGACGTTTCCTCAGGAGTTGCATTATGGAATTCAACTTTAGAAAACGCTAAAATTTATATATCTGGATTATGGGAACGTTTCTTACCTCATTTTGGTATATTTGATAATTCATTAATGCAACCAATTCCTGACAAAGGAACAAAAATCACTTTCTCTGATGGTTATTCATTAGAAGTTATACCTGCACATTTTTTACATTCTTTAGGTAATTTTGTATTATATGACCCTATATCAAAAATTTTATTTTCCGGGGATATTGGCGTAGGTGTGGTACAGCCTTCTGAAGAAAAAATATTTGTTGAAAATTTTGATGATTATAAAAGATATATGGAGGGTTTTCATAAAAGATATATGACATCCAATATAGCTATTAAAAAATGGATAAATGCTATTTCAAAATATGAAATAGATATGATGTTACCACAACATGGATTGTTATTTAGAAAAAAAGAATTTATTAAATTCTTAGATTGGTTTAAAGATTTAAAATGTGGTATAGATATTATAAATGAAATTTATTAG
- the hydG gene encoding [FeFe] hydrogenase H-cluster radical SAM maturase HydG — translation MLNISYINKATENLKSFIPEDKIFELLEQTKNPDPVRVREIIQKSLDKNRLEPVEMATLLNVEDKELLEEVFEGARELKRRIYGNRIVLFAPLYIGNECINNCQYCGFRVTNNNIERRSLNLEEVVEEVKALENKGHKRLIVVFGEHPMYDAKFMTETIKTIYNTKEGKGEIRRVNVNAAPQTVEDYKLFKEVGIGTFQIFQETYHTETYKKYHISGPKSNYLWRLYGLDRAFEAGLDDVGIGALFGLYDWKFEAMGLLYHTIHLEETFNVGPHTISFPRIEPALDTPLAERPPYAVSDDDFKKLVAILRLAVPYTGLILTAREPVEIRNEVLKFGVSQIDGGSSIGVGSYHESDEEKIKRSQFLLGDNRTLDQIIEELSEEGYLPSFCTGCYRLGRTGEHFMEFAIPGFVKRFCTPNAILTFLEYLEDYAPEKTREIGLKRIEEELKNIPDDNKFKMQLLEKIEKVRAGERDLYF, via the coding sequence ATGTTAAATATTAGTTATATTAATAAGGCCACGGAAAATTTAAAATCATTTATTCCTGAGGATAAAATTTTTGAATTATTAGAACAAACAAAAAATCCTGATCCAGTAAGGGTAAGAGAAATTATACAAAAATCATTAGATAAAAATAGATTAGAACCAGTAGAAATGGCTACACTATTAAATGTAGAAGATAAGGAATTATTAGAAGAGGTATTTGAAGGTGCAAGAGAATTAAAGAGAAGAATATATGGTAATAGAATAGTATTATTTGCTCCGTTATACATAGGAAATGAATGTATAAATAATTGTCAATATTGTGGATTTAGAGTGACAAATAATAATATTGAAAGAAGAAGTTTGAATTTGGAAGAAGTAGTAGAAGAGGTAAAAGCATTAGAAAATAAGGGTCATAAAAGGTTGATTGTTGTATTTGGGGAACATCCAATGTACGATGCTAAATTTATGACAGAAACAATTAAAACTATATATAATACCAAAGAAGGAAAAGGAGAAATAAGAAGAGTTAATGTAAATGCAGCTCCACAAACTGTAGAAGATTATAAGTTGTTTAAAGAAGTTGGAATTGGAACTTTCCAAATTTTCCAAGAAACATATCATACAGAAACTTATAAAAAATATCATATAAGCGGGCCAAAATCAAATTATCTTTGGAGATTATATGGTTTAGATAGAGCATTTGAAGCTGGATTAGATGATGTGGGAATTGGGGCGTTATTTGGATTATATGATTGGAAATTTGAAGCAATGGGATTATTATATCATACAATTCATTTAGAAGAAACATTTAATGTCGGACCACATACAATATCATTCCCAAGAATTGAGCCGGCTTTAGATACACCTTTAGCAGAAAGACCTCCATATGCTGTGTCAGATGATGACTTTAAAAAATTAGTAGCTATTTTAAGACTTGCAGTACCATATACAGGTTTGATATTGACAGCTAGAGAACCAGTTGAAATTAGAAATGAAGTATTAAAGTTCGGCGTATCCCAAATAGATGGAGGGTCTTCTATAGGAGTTGGAAGTTATCATGAAAGTGATGAAGAAAAAATAAAAAGAAGTCAATTTTTATTAGGCGATAATAGAACTTTAGATCAAATTATTGAAGAATTATCCGAAGAAGGGTACTTGCCATCATTCTGTACAGGATGTTATAGACTTGGAAGGACAGGGGAACATTTTATGGAATTTGCAATTCCGGGGTTTGTAAAAAGATTTTGTACCCCAAATGCTATTTTAACATTTTTAGAATATTTAGAGGATTATGCTCCAGAAAAAACAAGAGAAATAGGTTTAAAAAGAATTGAAGAAGAATTAAAAAATATTCCTGATGATAATAAATTTAAAATGCAATTATTAGAGAAAATAGAAAAAGTTAGAGCTGGAGAGAGAGATTTATACTTCTAA